CTGCCCTTAATGGGTCTATAGCTGTCGTTCCGGTTGTACCGAGAGTTGCTACTACACAACATGGAACAAAACCCCGCTTGATATCTTCCGTTATTGCTTCCTCCAGCTTTTCAGTATTCATTGAAAAGTCATCTCTTACAGGGACCTTAATAAGGTTTTTTCTGCCAATTCCACTTATTTTAACAGCCTTTTCCACTGAAGAGTGAGTCTGATCTGAGCAATAGACTCTAAGGATTCCAGCACTTTCAGCACCTTCCGCATTAACAGAAAATTCTGTAACTTTCTCACGGGCAGTGAGTATCGCAGCCAGGGTAGCCGTTGAGGCTGAATCCTGTATTACACCTTCAAATCCTTCAGGCAGGCAAATCATATTCCTGAGCCAGATCATCATCTTCTCTTCCAGTTCAGCAGCAGCAGGAGATGTTTCCCATATCATACACTGTGCTCCGAGTGCAGATACAAGCATCTCCGCAAGAACTGAAGGAGGACTTGTGTTAGCTGGAAAATACGCAAAGAAACTGGGATTCTGCCAGTGAGTTATACCCGGCATAATTATCTCCTCAAAGTCCTTCATCAGAGCACTGAAGGGTTCTGATTCAGATGGAGGAGTGTCAGGAATTTTGTTAAATATATCTCCCGGGGTAACTGATGATTTTACAGGATATTTTTCCACATTTTCCATATAACCTGCCATCCAGTCGACAAGTTCATGGGCATGTTTCCGAAATTCATCAGGATTCATTCTGTAGAGCTTATTTCACAGAATCGGCCAACAGGATTATCTTGTTGGCTTTAACTTCAATCACACCACTGCTGATTTCAAAAACCTTTTCTTCACCTTCCGTTTCAACCATTGTTACTATGCCCTGCTCAAGGGTGGAAATAATCGGTGCGTGATCTTTCAGAACCTGAAAGGATCCCTTCTTACCGGGGACTCTTACAGATTTAATATCGCCTTCGTATACTTTTTTATCAGGTGTGATAATCTCTATTTTCATCAGAAAATATTTTTATTTTGATTGGGCAAGGATCTTTTCGCCCTTTTCAATAGCATCTTCGATCGTACCAACAAGCATAAATGCAGACTCAGGATACTGGTCAACCTTTCCATCCATGATCATGTTGAATCCCTTTATTGTATCTTCAATAGAGACAAGTGCTCCCTTTATACCTGTAAATGATTCAGCAACAGTGAATGGCTGTGAAAGGAATCTCTGAACCCTTCTTGCACGGTGAACAACAAGCTTGTCGTCTTCCGAAAGTTCGTCCATACCTAGGATTGCAATAATATCCTGAAGTTCGTTATATCTCTGTAATAGCTCTTTAACACGCTGAGCGCAGTTATAATGGGCTTCACCGACTATTTCGGCAGTCAGGATCCTCGATGTTGAATCGAGCGGATCAACAGCCGGATAAATACCAAGTTCTGAAATTTTCCGGCTTAATACAGTAGTTGCATCGAGGTGGGCAAATGTTGTAGCAGGTGCCGGGTCGGTAAGGTCATCAGCAGGTACATAAACAGCCTGAACTGATGTTATTGATCCGTTCTTTGTTGAAGTAATACGTTCCTGCATCATACCCATCTCAGTGGCCAGAGTAGGCTGATAACCAACTGCTGAAGGCATCCTTCCAAGAAGTGCAGAGACCTCAGAACCAGCCTGTGTAAACCTGAATATGTTATCCATAAAGAACAGGATGTCTCTTCCACCACTTTTCCCGTCTCCATCCCTGAAATGTTCAGCAACGGAAAGACCAGAAAGAGCTACTCGTGCTCTTGCTCCGGGAGGCTCATTCATCTGTCCGAATACCAGTGCAAGCTTTGATTCTTTGAGAGCATCTTTATCAACTGTTGAGAGATCCCATCCCCCCGATTTCATGTTTTCAAGAAAATCCTTACCATAGTTTATAACACCTGCCTCAAGCATCTCACGCAGAAGGTCGTTTCCCTCCCTTGTTCTTTCACCTACTCCTGCAAACACAGAAAGTCCGGAGTATGCTTTTGCAATATTATTGATGAGTTCAAGGATAACAACTGTCTTACCAACACCTGCACCGCCGAACAGACCAATTTTACCACCCTTTGAATAAGGCTCGATAAGGTCAATTACTTTGATACCGGTAAACAAAATTTCTTTTTCAGTAGAAAGGTCATCATATTTAGGAGGTTTTCTGTGAATAGGGTAACCTCCTGTTTTATCAAGAGTTCCGATACCGTCGATTGCTTCACCGGTAACATTCATAAGCCTGCCTCTGATCTGTTCACCGATCGGCATTGTTATTGGGAGCCCGGTAGCAATTACATCCATACCTCTGCGCAGACCGTCTGTTGAGTCCATAGCAATTGTCCTAACGGTTCTCTCACCGATATGCTGCTGACATTCTACAACAAGAACAGTGCCGTCGTCTCTCTTAATTTCAAGAGCATCAAAGATATCTGGCATTTCATAACCCTGTTTCTCAAAAGTGACATCAACCACTGGTCCGATGATCTGGCTGATTTTCCCGGTATTCTGTGACATATGAATTTATTATTTATTAAAGTTTTACAGAAGATACAAATTTAATAATTTATGAGTATCAGCAATAACTAATAATTGAAATAATTATTCTATTTTTCTATCTTTATCAGCATAACCCAGAGAAACTATTTATAACTATTTAAAAAAGTAAAATATGAAAAAGCTTGTTCTGACATTAGTACTTATTTTATCTGTTCTCTCCACTGTGAATGCACAGTTCACTAAAGTTGGAGGAGGATTGGCTCTGAGCAGCGGATTCCCTTTTCATCAGATGGATTATCCTGAAAACAGGAGCGGTATTATGGCTGTTTCATTTAAGGGAATATATGAGATAAGTGTCCCCCTTCATATCTCCCCATCTTTTACTTTTTTCTATCCAAATATTACAAAATTTCA
The nucleotide sequence above comes from Bacteroidales bacterium. Encoded proteins:
- a CDS encoding aminotransferase class I/II-fold pyridoxal phosphate-dependent enzyme, with the translated sequence MNPDEFRKHAHELVDWMAGYMENVEKYPVKSSVTPGDIFNKIPDTPPSESEPFSALMKDFEEIIMPGITHWQNPSFFAYFPANTSPPSVLAEMLVSALGAQCMIWETSPAAAELEEKMMIWLRNMICLPEGFEGVIQDSASTATLAAILTAREKVTEFSVNAEGAESAGILRVYCSDQTHSSVEKAVKISGIGRKNLIKVPVRDDFSMNTEKLEEAITEDIKRGFVPCCVVATLGTTGTTAIDPLRAVGEICSKNSVWLHVDAAMAGTALILPEFQWMLDGKEYIDSFVFNPHKWMFTNFDCTAYFVKDAGTLIRTFEVLPEYLKTRTRGKVNDYRDWGVPLGRRFRALKLWSVIRSYGTDGLKEKVRCHIDIASKLARMISEETDFEILAPVVISVVCFRYRPAGYSNEQLNKINEKLNHLLNDSGKLYLSHTVLNGKYTLRMVTAQTNVTIEHVERAWINIKSTARGLSK
- a CDS encoding F0F1 ATP synthase subunit beta; protein product: MSQNTGKISQIIGPVVDVTFEKQGYEMPDIFDALEIKRDDGTVLVVECQQHIGERTVRTIAMDSTDGLRRGMDVIATGLPITMPIGEQIRGRLMNVTGEAIDGIGTLDKTGGYPIHRKPPKYDDLSTEKEILFTGIKVIDLIEPYSKGGKIGLFGGAGVGKTVVILELINNIAKAYSGLSVFAGVGERTREGNDLLREMLEAGVINYGKDFLENMKSGGWDLSTVDKDALKESKLALVFGQMNEPPGARARVALSGLSVAEHFRDGDGKSGGRDILFFMDNIFRFTQAGSEVSALLGRMPSAVGYQPTLATEMGMMQERITSTKNGSITSVQAVYVPADDLTDPAPATTFAHLDATTVLSRKISELGIYPAVDPLDSTSRILTAEIVGEAHYNCAQRVKELLQRYNELQDIIAILGMDELSEDDKLVVHRARRVQRFLSQPFTVAESFTGIKGALVSIEDTIKGFNMIMDGKVDQYPESAFMLVGTIEDAIEKGEKILAQSK
- the atpC gene encoding ATP synthase F1 subunit epsilon, with the translated sequence MKIEIITPDKKVYEGDIKSVRVPGKKGSFQVLKDHAPIISTLEQGIVTMVETEGEEKVFEISSGVIEVKANKIILLADSVK